A genomic window from Halorubrum lacusprofundi ATCC 49239 includes:
- a CDS encoding NAD-binding protein, with the protein MELTRDWVTVRASILLTFAVAILSILAGLAQIGGLGVDGPLSLYVPAVVRQTVGFTGTITGFSMLGSSFALRNGYRVGWYSTAVLLPLTAIQGLMQASVLSFPLVALSIVSMPALAYNRGRFDRPFSPSPTQLAAGAALVTAISYGTIGTYALRDQFNGVETIVDAFYFTVVTASTVGYGDVTPVAGAAADIAQLFVLSSLVMNVAAFAVALGVILTPAIEAQLSKALGKMTDKQIDLLDDHVLVLGYGDLTEPILEELDARDGTKYAVVTTDETAARRLSERDVPVFTADPSDVDPLERVNIQGARAVVVATNDDARDALAILTARQLNPDVRIVAAVTQRENVNKLRRAGADQVISPATLGGHILIDCAFGADSEDATTDLLGDSIDDVEELDDSSA; encoded by the coding sequence ATGGAGCTGACCCGTGATTGGGTGACCGTGCGGGCGTCGATCCTCCTGACGTTCGCGGTCGCGATACTGTCGATCCTCGCCGGTCTCGCCCAGATCGGGGGGCTCGGCGTCGACGGTCCGCTGTCCCTGTACGTGCCCGCGGTCGTCCGCCAGACCGTCGGGTTCACTGGGACGATAACCGGTTTCTCGATGCTCGGGAGCAGCTTCGCGCTGCGGAACGGCTACCGCGTCGGTTGGTACTCCACGGCGGTCCTACTCCCGCTGACCGCGATTCAGGGGCTGATGCAGGCGTCGGTGCTGTCGTTCCCGCTGGTGGCGTTGTCGATCGTGTCGATGCCCGCACTCGCGTACAATCGCGGTCGATTCGACAGGCCGTTCTCGCCGTCGCCGACCCAACTCGCTGCGGGCGCGGCGCTCGTGACCGCAATCTCGTACGGGACGATCGGCACGTACGCGCTCCGCGACCAGTTCAACGGGGTCGAGACCATCGTCGACGCGTTCTACTTCACCGTCGTCACCGCCTCCACGGTCGGCTACGGAGACGTGACTCCGGTGGCCGGCGCGGCCGCCGACATCGCGCAGTTGTTCGTGCTCTCCTCGCTCGTGATGAACGTCGCCGCGTTCGCGGTGGCGCTCGGGGTTATTCTCACCCCGGCTATCGAGGCGCAGCTCTCCAAGGCGCTTGGAAAAATGACCGATAAACAGATCGACCTCCTCGACGACCATGTCCTCGTGCTCGGCTACGGGGACCTGACCGAACCGATCCTCGAAGAACTCGACGCCCGCGACGGGACCAAGTACGCGGTCGTGACCACCGACGAGACCGCTGCGAGGCGACTGAGCGAACGCGACGTGCCCGTATTCACCGCGGACCCGAGCGACGTCGACCCGCTCGAACGGGTGAATATTCAGGGCGCCCGGGCGGTCGTCGTCGCAACGAACGACGATGCGCGGGATGCGCTCGCGATCCTCACCGCCAGACAACTCAACCCCGACGTGCGGATCGTCGCTGCGGTAACCCAGCGAGAGAACGTCAACAAGCTCCGCCGGGCCGGCGCGGACCAGGTAATCTCGCCCGCGACGCTGGGCGGCCACATTCTCATTGACTGCGCGTTCGGCGCGGACAGTGAGGACGCGACGACCGACCTCCTCGGCGATTCGATTGACGACGTAGAAGAACTCGACGACTCGTCCGCTTGA
- a CDS encoding cold-shock protein: MAKGKVDFFNDTGGYGFIESDDADEDVFFHMEDVGGPDLEEGQEVEFDIEEAEKGPRATNVTRL, encoded by the coding sequence ATGGCGAAAGGGAAGGTTGACTTCTTCAACGACACTGGCGGCTACGGGTTTATTGAGAGTGACGACGCGGACGAGGACGTGTTCTTCCACATGGAGGACGTCGGCGGCCCGGACCTCGAGGAGGGTCAGGAAGTCGAGTTCGACATCGAGGAGGCCGAGAAGGGTCCGCGCGCGACGAACGTCACTCGCCTGTAA
- a CDS encoding DUF4013 domain-containing protein, whose amino-acid sequence MISESLNYLRDGDDAIVTVAIGGVLLLASPLLIPSFLVLGYLMRVIRQTADGDDEPPVFEAWSDLLVEGLKAFVVTFVYSLLPLAILAVAAVFGIGAVVVGSGDGTGGVLGGLIGGLLALLLVVVALAVSLAGVYVTPAALAAVADSGRVGDGFAVGTLWGVVTKRAYAVGWLTAVAVVFAGSLAIGVFSIVPILGTIAGVFVQFYAIVAAAAIIGWTWTDVRPVATDVAEPDPVNRPAV is encoded by the coding sequence ATGATATCTGAATCGCTCAACTACCTCCGCGACGGCGACGACGCCATCGTGACAGTGGCAATCGGCGGAGTACTGCTGCTCGCGAGCCCGCTCCTGATCCCCTCGTTCCTCGTACTCGGATACCTCATGCGCGTCATCCGGCAGACGGCCGACGGCGACGACGAGCCGCCGGTCTTCGAAGCGTGGAGTGATCTCCTCGTCGAGGGGCTGAAGGCGTTCGTCGTCACGTTCGTCTATTCGTTGCTGCCGCTCGCGATCCTCGCGGTCGCCGCCGTGTTCGGTATCGGCGCGGTCGTCGTCGGGTCCGGTGACGGCACCGGCGGCGTCCTCGGCGGCCTGATCGGCGGACTGTTGGCGCTGCTGCTCGTCGTCGTCGCACTCGCCGTCTCGCTCGCCGGCGTCTACGTGACTCCGGCCGCGCTGGCCGCGGTCGCCGATTCGGGACGCGTCGGCGACGGCTTCGCGGTCGGCACGCTCTGGGGCGTCGTCACGAAGCGGGCGTACGCTGTCGGCTGGCTCACTGCCGTCGCGGTGGTGTTCGCCGGCTCGTTAGCGATCGGCGTGTTCTCTATCGTCCCGATTCTCGGAACGATCGCCGGGGTCTTCGTCCAGTTCTACGCGATCGTCGCCGCGGCAGCCATCATCGGCTGGACGTGGACCGACGTGCGGCCGGTCGCGACGGACGTTGCGGAGCCCGACCCCGTGAATCGGCCCGCCGTGTGA
- a CDS encoding TrmB family transcriptional regulator, which produces MLETETAPTAAPALPPELQSPRAKLVYLYLTTNGDATVSEMGDSLGMKKLSLYSILKTLRKEGMVDCDGTTYALN; this is translated from the coding sequence ATGTTAGAGACAGAGACCGCACCCACCGCGGCGCCGGCCCTGCCGCCGGAGCTGCAGTCTCCCCGCGCGAAGCTCGTGTACCTGTATCTGACGACGAACGGCGACGCGACCGTCTCGGAGATGGGCGATTCGCTGGGCATGAAGAAGCTCTCGCTGTACAGCATTCTGAAAACCCTCCGGAAGGAGGGCATGGTCGACTGCGACGGTACCACCTACGCGCTGAACTAA
- a CDS encoding uracil-DNA glycosylase, translated as MDANQKELRNPFGMDTDCENCPELCGPRDRVVHGYGDVGGEFLVVGTRPSATAEANGIPFTGAGAGERVQSIFADLGFVRSAPDATEPDVQNIFFTNLTRCRHPKREPTDREVETCEPFLNAEIRMINPQIIVPVGERPLRELAVAYTTRRPDSFDIDAEHATTIRGRGFELVPMKEPSEMTDTEADAFREHMRENVLSRDYRQTKGRQSR; from the coding sequence GTGGACGCGAACCAGAAAGAGCTCCGGAACCCGTTCGGGATGGACACTGACTGTGAGAACTGTCCCGAGCTGTGCGGCCCCCGCGACCGGGTCGTTCACGGTTACGGCGACGTGGGTGGTGAGTTTCTCGTCGTCGGTACGCGGCCGAGTGCGACCGCCGAGGCCAACGGTATCCCCTTCACCGGTGCGGGCGCCGGGGAGCGAGTGCAGTCGATCTTCGCCGACCTCGGGTTCGTCCGGTCGGCGCCGGACGCGACGGAGCCCGACGTGCAGAACATCTTCTTTACGAACCTAACGCGGTGTCGCCACCCCAAGCGCGAGCCGACCGACCGAGAGGTCGAGACCTGCGAGCCGTTCCTCAACGCGGAGATTCGGATGATTAATCCGCAGATCATCGTCCCCGTGGGCGAGCGACCGCTCCGCGAGCTCGCGGTCGCGTACACCACCCGGCGTCCGGACTCCTTCGATATCGACGCCGAACACGCGACGACGATCCGGGGCCGCGGCTTCGAGCTGGTGCCGATGAAGGAGCCGTCAGAGATGACCGACACCGAGGCCGACGCGTTCCGGGAACACATGCGCGAGAACGTGTTGAGTCGGGATTACCGGCAGACGAAGGGACGACAGAGTCGCTGA
- a CDS encoding MFS transporter, with protein sequence MGLLGIDRPPTVLLAVIASTFFVGFGGGVVFPILPNLGAVLGISAFMVGVILSANRWVRLVANAPAGALVDRYGTRKPFVAGLFVEGVATLGYVVALAMPPAESLRPIAASLPTFAAGPLVVGAEQWFTPIAIVVAPETWFLLARILWGFGSAAVFATAYTIAADLSDSGSRGTNMGVVRGGITMGFPAGLVLGGVVSAIAGNIAAFSVAAAFALTASVVAYRYVPETHVTGDRSGDSIKPWDIDTAVPAVTVGLVNFGLMFAYIGALFSTLVLFLGANDISLLGLAPQGTSGLFMAGTVLSAAFFMLVGGRISDTRDSRTPILLTFLVVSFVGFLLLARAESVVSLGLACIFIGAGQGGTSGPMMALLADLTPDERMGRASGTNNVLGDVGGGLGPMVSLPLIESVGFAPIYAACAILPLAAGAALLVGVRRETGTFLPGRTAGETDPGEGSPPTEP encoded by the coding sequence GTGGGACTGCTCGGGATCGACCGGCCGCCGACCGTGTTGCTCGCGGTGATCGCCAGCACCTTTTTCGTCGGCTTTGGCGGCGGTGTCGTCTTCCCAATCCTCCCGAACCTCGGCGCGGTGCTCGGCATCTCGGCGTTCATGGTCGGCGTGATCCTCTCCGCGAACCGGTGGGTGCGCCTCGTCGCGAACGCGCCCGCCGGCGCCTTAGTCGACCGGTACGGAACGCGTAAACCGTTCGTCGCCGGGCTGTTCGTCGAGGGCGTCGCCACCCTCGGATACGTCGTTGCGCTCGCGATGCCGCCCGCCGAGTCGCTCCGCCCGATCGCGGCGTCGCTACCGACGTTTGCGGCCGGTCCGCTGGTCGTCGGCGCGGAGCAGTGGTTCACCCCGATCGCGATCGTCGTCGCGCCCGAGACGTGGTTCCTGCTCGCGCGCATTCTCTGGGGGTTCGGCTCCGCGGCGGTGTTCGCGACGGCCTACACCATCGCCGCCGACCTCTCCGACAGCGGCTCGCGGGGGACGAATATGGGCGTCGTCCGCGGCGGGATCACGATGGGGTTCCCAGCGGGGCTCGTGCTTGGCGGCGTCGTCTCCGCGATCGCGGGCAACATCGCCGCCTTCTCCGTCGCCGCCGCGTTCGCGCTCACCGCCAGCGTCGTCGCATACCGCTACGTCCCGGAGACGCACGTCACGGGCGATCGCTCCGGGGATTCGATCAAGCCGTGGGATATCGACACCGCCGTCCCCGCCGTGACCGTCGGGCTGGTCAACTTCGGGCTGATGTTCGCGTACATCGGCGCGCTGTTCTCCACGCTCGTGTTGTTCCTCGGCGCAAACGACATCTCCCTGTTGGGGCTCGCCCCGCAGGGGACCTCCGGGCTGTTCATGGCCGGTACGGTCCTCTCGGCCGCGTTCTTCATGCTCGTCGGCGGGCGGATCTCGGACACTCGTGACTCCCGGACGCCGATACTGCTGACGTTCCTCGTGGTCTCGTTCGTCGGGTTCCTGCTGCTCGCCCGGGCCGAATCGGTGGTCTCACTCGGACTCGCCTGCATCTTCATCGGCGCCGGACAGGGCGGGACGAGCGGCCCGATGATGGCCCTGCTCGCGGACCTGACCCCCGACGAGCGGATGGGTCGGGCCTCGGGGACGAACAACGTCCTCGGCGACGTCGGCGGCGGCCTCGGCCCGATGGTGTCGCTCCCGCTGATCGAGTCGGTCGGCTTCGCGCCCATCTACGCCGCCTGCGCGATCCTCCCGCTCGCCGCGGGCGCAGCGCTCCTCGTTGGCGTCCGCCGAGAGACCGGGACGTTCCTTCCCGGACGCACCGCGGGCGAGACGGACCCGGGCGAGGGGTCGCCCCCCACGGAGCCGTAG
- the sdhC gene encoding succinate dehydrogenase, cytochrome b556 subunit, with protein sequence MSQSYNRGLIEDFSRWREFQAGMWAWIFHKFTGWVLIGYLFTHIAVLSTAIPAADGATMLFQGSETDVFTGTIVSLEGLLLVRILEVGLLAVAVFHMLNGTRLLLVDLGVGLEAQDKSFYASLILTGAITVASIPTFIAGAF encoded by the coding sequence ATGAGTCAGTCGTACAATCGAGGCCTCATCGAGGACTTCAGCCGCTGGCGGGAGTTCCAAGCGGGGATGTGGGCCTGGATCTTTCATAAGTTCACGGGGTGGGTGCTCATCGGCTACTTGTTCACTCACATCGCCGTGTTGAGTACCGCGATCCCGGCAGCCGACGGCGCGACGATGCTTTTCCAGGGATCGGAGACGGACGTGTTCACGGGGACAATCGTCAGTCTCGAAGGGCTGCTGCTGGTGCGCATCCTGGAGGTCGGCCTGCTCGCGGTCGCCGTCTTCCACATGCTCAACGGCACTCGGCTCCTCCTCGTCGACCTCGGCGTCGGGCTGGAGGCACAAGACAAGAGCTTCTACGCGTCGCTAATCCTGACCGGAGCGATCACTGTCGCGTCGATTCCGACGTTCATCGCGGGGGCGTTCTAA
- a CDS encoding FAD-binding protein — MHEHDVIVVGAGGAGLRAAIAAQEAGADVAIVSKLHPVRSHTGAAEGGINAALRDADSWEDHAYDTMKGSDYLGDAPAVEALCRESPEEVIRLEHWGMPFSREDDGRVSQRPFGGLSFPRTTYAGAETGHQMLHTMYEQVVKRGITVYDEWHVMELAVTDEDDPADRTCHGVVAYDIQSGEISGFSAKNGVILATGGMGQVFDHTTNAVANTGDGVAMAYRAGVPMEDMEFIQFHPTTLPSTGVLISEGVRGEGGILYNSEGERFMFEHGYANNDGELASRDVVSRAELTEVNEGRGIEDEYVHLDMRHLGEERILDRLENILHLAEDFEGADGLTEPMPVKPGQHYAMGGIETNEFGETVIGGLYAAGECACASVHGANRLGGNALPELIVFGKRAGRHAAGEEMGEAEVTTGKDGEWEPADYEFEVEVGETGGQDPAAADGGAVATDPDGVLEAEVESAKDRVEELLSRKGRNHAETRSKVQQTMTANVNVFREEGRLEETLSDLHEARETYKDVAVSDPSRTFNTDLIHTMETRNILDIAEALTMGALARREFRGAHWRKERQERDDENWLKHTLVSWNDGEPELWYKPTILEGENKTYEPKTRSY, encoded by the coding sequence ATGCACGAACACGACGTTATCGTTGTCGGCGCCGGGGGGGCGGGACTCCGGGCGGCGATCGCGGCACAGGAAGCGGGGGCCGACGTGGCCATCGTCTCGAAGCTCCACCCGGTCAGATCGCACACGGGCGCGGCCGAGGGCGGCATCAACGCGGCACTGCGCGACGCCGACTCATGGGAGGACCACGCATACGACACGATGAAGGGGTCCGACTACCTCGGTGACGCGCCGGCGGTCGAGGCCCTCTGTCGGGAGAGTCCGGAAGAGGTCATCCGGCTCGAACACTGGGGAATGCCCTTCTCCCGCGAGGACGACGGACGCGTCTCCCAGCGACCGTTCGGCGGGCTCTCCTTCCCCCGGACCACGTACGCCGGCGCGGAGACCGGCCACCAGATGCTCCACACGATGTACGAGCAGGTGGTCAAACGCGGGATCACGGTATACGACGAGTGGCACGTGATGGAACTCGCCGTCACCGACGAGGACGACCCGGCCGACCGGACCTGCCACGGCGTCGTCGCCTACGACATTCAGAGCGGCGAGATCAGCGGCTTTAGCGCCAAGAACGGTGTCATTCTCGCGACCGGCGGGATGGGACAGGTGTTCGATCACACCACGAACGCGGTCGCAAACACCGGCGACGGCGTCGCGATGGCGTACCGCGCGGGCGTCCCGATGGAAGACATGGAGTTCATCCAGTTCCATCCGACGACGCTCCCGTCGACGGGCGTCCTCATCTCCGAGGGTGTCCGCGGTGAGGGCGGTATCCTCTACAACAGTGAGGGCGAGCGCTTCATGTTCGAGCACGGCTACGCGAACAACGACGGCGAGCTCGCTTCCCGTGACGTGGTCTCCCGCGCCGAGCTGACCGAGGTCAACGAGGGGCGCGGGATCGAAGACGAGTACGTCCACCTCGACATGCGGCACTTGGGCGAGGAGCGCATTCTCGACCGGCTGGAGAACATCCTCCACCTCGCGGAAGACTTCGAGGGCGCAGACGGGCTCACGGAGCCGATGCCGGTCAAGCCCGGTCAGCACTACGCGATGGGCGGCATCGAGACGAACGAGTTCGGCGAGACCGTCATCGGCGGCCTTTACGCCGCCGGTGAGTGCGCCTGCGCGTCGGTCCACGGCGCGAACCGTCTCGGCGGCAACGCCCTGCCTGAGCTCATCGTCTTCGGGAAGCGCGCCGGGCGTCACGCGGCCGGCGAGGAGATGGGCGAGGCCGAGGTCACGACCGGCAAGGACGGCGAGTGGGAGCCCGCCGACTACGAGTTCGAGGTCGAGGTCGGCGAGACCGGCGGGCAGGATCCCGCCGCGGCCGACGGCGGCGCGGTGGCGACGGACCCCGATGGCGTGCTCGAAGCGGAAGTTGAGAGCGCCAAAGACCGCGTTGAGGAACTGCTCTCGCGGAAGGGTCGCAACCACGCCGAGACCCGCTCGAAGGTCCAGCAGACGATGACCGCGAACGTCAACGTGTTCCGCGAGGAGGGTCGGCTCGAGGAGACGCTTAGCGACCTCCACGAGGCGCGAGAGACGTACAAAGATGTCGCCGTCTCGGACCCGTCCCGGACGTTCAACACCGACCTCATCCACACGATGGAGACCCGGAACATCCTCGACATTGCCGAGGCGCTGACGATGGGCGCGCTCGCGCGACGGGAGTTCCGCGGCGCTCACTGGCGCAAAGAGCGCCAGGAGCGCGACGACGAGAACTGGCTGAAACACACGCTCGTCTCGTGGAACGACGGCGAGCCGGAGCTGTGGTACAAGCCGACGATCCTCGAAGGAGAGAACAAGACGTACGAACCGAAGACCCGCTCGTACTGA
- a CDS encoding succinate dehydrogenase/fumarate reductase iron-sulfur subunit: MSTQTPTQTEESTETDAETEVPSKGDERREEKRRRAAEERTRRQAEEAEKAAADEETVELKVFRYDPEIEGKQEPRFDTFHVPFTKGMTVLDALMYSRDTYDSSLTFRHSCRQAVCGSDAMFVNGGQKLACKTQIADLEQPIRVEPLPHAEVEKDLVVDLEHFYDQMEAVEPYFQTNEYPDGELEEQRQTRENREKIKMSTRCIWCSACMSSCNIAAGDNEYLGPAAINKAYRFAMDEREGEEIKQKRLEIIEQEHGVWRCQTQFSCTEVCPKDIPLTEHIQELKREAVKNNLKFW; the protein is encoded by the coding sequence ATGAGTACGCAGACACCGACACAGACTGAGGAATCGACCGAAACCGACGCCGAGACCGAGGTGCCCTCGAAGGGCGACGAGCGTCGAGAAGAAAAGCGACGACGCGCCGCCGAGGAGCGCACGCGTCGGCAGGCCGAGGAGGCCGAGAAGGCCGCCGCCGATGAGGAGACGGTCGAGCTGAAGGTGTTCCGGTACGACCCCGAGATCGAGGGGAAACAGGAGCCCCGGTTCGACACGTTCCACGTCCCGTTCACGAAGGGGATGACCGTCCTCGACGCGCTGATGTACTCGCGGGACACGTACGACTCGTCGCTTACGTTCCGGCACTCCTGCCGGCAGGCCGTCTGCGGCTCGGACGCGATGTTCGTCAACGGCGGGCAGAAGCTGGCGTGTAAGACCCAGATAGCCGATCTCGAACAGCCGATCCGCGTCGAGCCGCTCCCGCACGCCGAGGTCGAGAAGGATCTCGTCGTCGACTTGGAGCACTTCTACGACCAGATGGAGGCCGTCGAGCCGTACTTCCAGACGAACGAGTACCCCGACGGGGAACTGGAAGAACAGCGCCAGACGCGGGAGAACCGCGAGAAGATCAAGATGTCGACCCGGTGTATCTGGTGTAGCGCGTGTATGTCTTCGTGTAACATCGCCGCCGGCGACAACGAGTACCTCGGCCCCGCCGCGATCAACAAGGCATACCGGTTCGCGATGGACGAACGCGAGGGCGAGGAGATCAAACAGAAGCGGCTGGAGATCATCGAACAGGAGCACGGCGTCTGGCGGTGCCAGACCCAGTTCTCCTGTACGGAGGTGTGTCCGAAGGACATCCCCCTCACCGAGCACATCCAGGAGCTGAAACGCGAGGCCGTCAAGAACAACCTGAAGTTCTGGTGA
- a CDS encoding succinate dehydrogenase encodes MAERYSSFNSGGRMWLLQRVTAAFLLIVLAFHFFLLHFVHHADEVTLAASSARMEQLSYYSLMVLFLVTATFHGVNGVYNALINQGLTGTKRTVVKWTLVAASVVLLFQGIRTANAWAGGFPLL; translated from the coding sequence ATGGCAGAGCGTTACTCCTCGTTCAACTCCGGCGGTCGGATGTGGCTGCTCCAGCGCGTCACGGCGGCGTTCCTACTGATCGTGCTGGCGTTCCACTTCTTCCTGCTCCACTTCGTCCACCACGCGGACGAGGTCACGCTCGCGGCCAGCTCGGCGCGGATGGAGCAGCTGAGCTACTACTCGCTAATGGTGCTGTTCCTCGTAACGGCGACGTTCCACGGGGTCAACGGCGTATACAACGCCCTCATCAACCAGGGGCTGACCGGCACCAAACGCACGGTCGTCAAGTGGACGCTCGTAGCCGCGAGCGTCGTGCTGCTGTTCCAGGGGATTCGGACGGCGAACGCGTGGGCGGGCGGCTTCCCACTGCTCTGA
- a CDS encoding 50S ribosomal protein L11, protein MAGTIEALVPGGQATPGPPLGPELGPTPVDVQDVVAQINDETAAFDGMEVPVTVEYDDDGSFTIEVGVPPTAELIKDEAGFETGSGEPQVDFVADMSIEQVKKVAEQKSTDLLAYDVKNAAKEVGGTCASLGVTIEGEDARTFDDRVDAGDYDDVLDE, encoded by the coding sequence ATGGCTGGAACTATCGAAGCGCTCGTCCCCGGCGGGCAGGCCACCCCTGGCCCGCCGCTCGGTCCCGAGCTCGGGCCGACGCCGGTAGACGTTCAGGACGTTGTGGCGCAGATCAACGACGAGACCGCCGCGTTCGACGGCATGGAAGTGCCCGTCACCGTCGAGTACGACGACGACGGCTCCTTCACGATCGAGGTCGGCGTCCCGCCGACGGCCGAACTGATCAAAGACGAGGCCGGCTTCGAGACCGGCTCCGGCGAGCCCCAGGTGGACTTCGTCGCGGACATGTCGATCGAACAGGTGAAGAAGGTCGCCGAGCAGAAGTCGACCGACCTGCTCGCGTACGACGTGAAAAACGCCGCCAAGGAGGTCGGCGGTACCTGCGCCTCCCTCGGCGTCACCATCGAGGGCGAGGACGCCCGGACGTTCGACGACCGCGTCGACGCCGGCGACTACGACGACGTTCTCGACGAGTAA
- a CDS encoding TetR/AcrR family transcriptional regulator: protein MSEQPGAADEIMDGVYRALRAHGYADVTMQDIADECSKSKSLLHYHYDTKEDLLVAFLDHVISDSERRIAAHADDPPVERLSGFIGWFVFEPEAIDREAFHIALLELRTQGPFNQPIREQLVRSDRLLRGTVVDILESGIEEGVFRDVDVEETAALLVATLDGARTRQITLSRGANAAGSPGMNGDRSDTDDSGRNGTGGSASGGTSGGDASGTGTLDAVDRPEPTYTRAVAEATLRRIVEPLLAEGVERPSLEAGIAAMTPVDEDENE from the coding sequence ATGAGTGAGCAGCCGGGCGCGGCCGACGAGATCATGGACGGGGTCTATCGCGCGCTCCGCGCCCACGGCTACGCCGACGTGACGATGCAGGATATCGCCGACGAGTGCTCGAAGAGCAAGTCCTTGCTCCATTACCACTACGACACGAAAGAGGATCTGCTCGTCGCCTTCCTCGATCACGTCATCAGTGACTCGGAGCGGCGGATCGCGGCCCACGCGGACGACCCCCCGGTAGAGCGGCTCTCGGGATTTATCGGGTGGTTCGTTTTCGAGCCCGAGGCGATCGACCGCGAGGCGTTCCACATCGCTCTCCTCGAACTCCGCACGCAGGGGCCGTTCAACCAGCCGATCCGCGAACAGCTCGTCCGGAGTGATCGGCTGCTCCGCGGCACCGTCGTCGACATCCTCGAATCGGGCATCGAAGAGGGCGTCTTCCGCGACGTCGACGTCGAGGAGACCGCGGCGCTGCTGGTCGCGACCCTCGACGGGGCGCGGACGCGACAGATCACGCTGAGCCGGGGCGCGAACGCAGCGGGGAGTCCCGGTATGAACGGTGACCGGTCGGATACGGACGATTCCGGTCGGAACGGGACCGGCGGTAGCGCGTCCGGAGGCACATCCGGCGGCGACGCGTCCGGAACCGGAACCCTCGACGCCGTCGACCGTCCCGAGCCGACGTACACGCGGGCCGTCGCGGAGGCGACCCTCCGTCGGATCGTCGAACCGCTGCTCGCCGAGGGCGTGGAGCGACCATCGCTCGAAGCGGGAATCGCGGCAATGACGCCGGTCGACGAGGATGAAAACGAATGA
- a CDS encoding potassium channel family protein — protein sequence MSLPVEIVFGIYLGIITGIVPALVAGVLGFVFKYVTDVTIPGLGVVVLALAIAGINGGLLALNDETIRSSERAPAILTAIIVVLMISLYAHAQGDRLGASVPKRISLKQLRNRTLSTDVIELVGGRGRVSVEVTGEVNDMEGYPPLPTETRRSILDGDWTFPADLPLAELEERFAERLQTELDLADVTVRIDEQARATVAAAPPTGALSKRVPVGKRAVSVSALVPTGIARGDVVRVVTPDLDIEGAVLAARSSGKPEAGAAVAPAPASAASDEPEPDDDLRTDGGEETVASLPAATAPTTTGGEGRVTVAVDRSEATALLRADRGRVLVLSRGTRREYELTALLRRTGKRFRKVSVVAGGPLDGHTIGEAEIREAYDVAVLAARHESWTIAPGGSQSLSAGDDLFVVGSRDALDRFVEVAA from the coding sequence ATGTCGCTACCCGTCGAGATCGTCTTCGGGATCTACCTCGGCATCATCACCGGGATCGTTCCCGCGCTGGTGGCCGGGGTACTCGGGTTCGTCTTTAAGTACGTGACCGACGTGACCATCCCCGGGCTCGGGGTGGTCGTCCTCGCGCTCGCGATCGCCGGTATCAACGGGGGGCTGCTCGCCCTCAATGACGAAACGATCCGGTCGTCGGAGCGTGCACCGGCGATCCTCACGGCGATCATCGTTGTGTTGATGATCTCTCTGTACGCCCACGCGCAGGGGGACCGACTCGGCGCCAGCGTCCCGAAGCGGATCTCGCTCAAACAGCTCCGGAACCGAACCCTCTCGACCGACGTGATCGAGCTTGTCGGCGGCCGAGGACGAGTCTCCGTCGAGGTGACTGGCGAGGTGAACGACATGGAGGGATACCCGCCGCTGCCGACCGAGACGCGCCGGTCGATCCTCGATGGCGACTGGACGTTCCCGGCTGACCTCCCGCTCGCGGAGCTCGAAGAGCGGTTCGCGGAGCGGTTACAGACCGAACTCGATCTGGCCGACGTGACGGTCCGGATCGACGAGCAGGCGCGTGCGACGGTGGCCGCCGCGCCGCCGACGGGAGCGCTCTCGAAGCGGGTTCCGGTCGGGAAGCGTGCGGTGTCGGTATCGGCACTCGTGCCGACCGGGATCGCCCGCGGCGACGTCGTCCGCGTGGTGACACCAGACCTCGACATTGAGGGAGCCGTGCTCGCCGCCCGATCGAGCGGAAAGCCGGAAGCGGGGGCCGCCGTGGCGCCTGCTCCCGCGTCTGCTGCCAGCGACGAGCCGGAGCCCGACGACGACCTCCGGACCGACGGCGGAGAGGAGACCGTCGCCTCCCTCCCGGCGGCGACCGCACCCACGACGACCGGCGGAGAGGGGCGGGTGACGGTTGCCGTCGACCGCTCGGAGGCGACGGCGCTCCTGCGCGCCGACCGGGGGCGCGTGCTGGTGCTGTCGCGGGGAACTCGCCGCGAGTACGAGCTCACGGCGCTGTTACGGCGGACCGGCAAGCGGTTCCGGAAGGTCTCGGTCGTCGCCGGTGGGCCGTTGGACGGGCACACTATCGGCGAGGCCGAGATCCGCGAGGCGTACGACGTGGCTGTCCTCGCGGCGCGCCACGAATCGTGGACGATCGCGCCCGGCGGGTCGCAGTCGCTGTCGGCGGGCGACGATCTGTTCGTCGTCGGGAGTCGCGACGCGCTCGACCGCTTCGTGGAGGTGGCCGCGTGA